Proteins from a single region of Shinella zoogloeoides:
- the cysT gene encoding sulfate ABC transporter permease subunit CysT, producing the protein MRRRVLPGLPLALGITLVYVAVIVVLPLAALIFKAASLGPADYLRIVSSDRAFASYRVTVLCALAATVFNLLFGMALAWVLVRYRFPGRRLVDALVDLPFALPTAVAGIALTTLFATNGWFGGPLSHLGIKVAYTPLGIIVAMSFTSLPFIVRTVQPVLEELDPALEEAGQTLGASDLSIFTGVILPLLTPAILAGVSLSFARSLGEFGAIIFIAANQPFSTEITALLAFIRLEEYDYPASAAIASVMLLTAFVMLAITNLMQARALRYTARG; encoded by the coding sequence GTGAGGCGGCGCGTGCTGCCGGGCCTGCCGCTCGCGCTCGGCATAACCCTCGTCTATGTCGCCGTCATCGTGGTGCTGCCGCTGGCGGCGCTCATCTTCAAGGCGGCGAGCCTGGGGCCGGCCGATTACTTGCGCATCGTCTCATCCGACCGCGCCTTCGCCAGCTACCGGGTGACGGTGCTCTGCGCGCTGGCGGCGACTGTCTTCAATCTTCTCTTTGGCATGGCGCTCGCCTGGGTGCTGGTGCGCTACCGCTTCCCGGGCCGCCGGCTGGTCGATGCGCTGGTGGATCTGCCCTTCGCGCTGCCGACGGCCGTCGCGGGCATCGCGCTCACCACGCTGTTCGCCACGAACGGCTGGTTCGGCGGCCCGCTTTCCCATCTCGGCATCAAGGTCGCCTATACGCCGCTCGGCATCATCGTTGCGATGAGCTTCACCAGCCTGCCCTTCATCGTGCGAACGGTTCAGCCGGTGCTGGAGGAACTCGATCCGGCGCTCGAGGAGGCGGGGCAGACGCTCGGCGCCAGCGATCTTTCGATCTTCACCGGCGTCATCCTGCCGCTCCTGACGCCCGCGATCCTCGCCGGCGTCTCGCTCTCCTTCGCGCGCAGCCTCGGTGAGTTCGGCGCGATCATCTTCATCGCCGCCAACCAGCCGTTCTCGACGGAGATCACGGCGCTGCTCGCCTTCATCCGGCTGGAGGAATACGATTATCCCGCCTCGGCGGCCATCGCCTCCGTCATGCTGCTGACGGCCTTCGTCATGCTGGCGATCACCAATCTCATGCAGGCCCGCGCCCTGCGCTATACGGCGAGGGGCTGA
- the cysP gene encoding thiosulfate ABC transporter substrate-binding protein CysP gives MKRLLLLGVALLGFAAPFTAQAADKLLNASYDVARELFAAENEAFVKAHPGVTIDQSHGGTSKQARAIVEGLEADVVTFNQVTDIDFLVKNGFVAEDWQKKFPNNASPFYSFPSFLVRAGNPKNIKDWSDLARDDVKVIFPNPKTSGNARYTYLAATAYAKEAFNNDPVKVEEFVTKIFDNVPVFDTGGRAATTTFVEREIGDVIITFEAETKSIAKQYGEDKFQSVVPSVSLLAEFPVAVVDKVADAKGSRDLAKSYLDFLYGPEGQKIAAEFGHRVLDEKVAAEFKGQFPEIRLVNVDDVFGGWKQVTAEHFAEGGKLDKIYGSR, from the coding sequence ATGAAACGTTTGCTGCTTCTCGGCGTCGCCCTTCTCGGCTTTGCCGCTCCGTTCACCGCACAGGCCGCCGACAAGCTGCTGAACGCTTCCTATGACGTGGCGCGCGAGCTTTTTGCCGCCGAGAACGAAGCCTTCGTGAAGGCCCATCCGGGCGTCACCATCGACCAGTCGCATGGCGGCACGTCCAAGCAGGCGCGCGCCATCGTCGAAGGCCTCGAGGCCGATGTGGTGACCTTCAATCAGGTGACGGATATCGACTTCCTCGTGAAGAACGGCTTCGTCGCGGAAGACTGGCAGAAGAAGTTCCCGAACAACGCCTCGCCCTTCTATTCCTTCCCGTCCTTCCTCGTGCGCGCCGGCAATCCGAAGAACATCAAGGACTGGTCCGACCTTGCCCGCGACGATGTGAAGGTGATCTTCCCGAACCCGAAGACCTCCGGCAATGCGCGCTACACCTATCTCGCCGCCACGGCCTATGCCAAGGAAGCCTTCAACAACGATCCGGTGAAGGTCGAGGAGTTCGTCACCAAGATCTTCGACAACGTTCCGGTCTTCGACACGGGCGGCCGCGCGGCGACGACGACCTTCGTCGAGCGCGAGATCGGCGACGTCATCATCACCTTCGAGGCCGAAACCAAGTCGATCGCCAAGCAGTACGGCGAGGACAAGTTCCAGAGCGTCGTGCCCTCCGTCTCGCTGCTCGCCGAATTCCCGGTTGCCGTCGTCGACAAGGTGGCGGACGCCAAGGGCAGCCGTGACCTGGCAAAGTCCTATCTCGATTTCCTCTATGGGCCGGAAGGCCAGAAGATCGCCGCCGAGTTCGGTCACCGCGTCCTCGACGAGAAGGTCGCCGCCGAGTTCAAGGGCCAGTTCCCGGAAATCCGCCTCGTGAATGTCGACGATGTCTTCGGCGGCTGGAAGCAGGTCACCGCGGAACACTTCGCCGAAGGCGGCAAGCTCGACAAGATCTATGGCAGCCGTTGA
- a CDS encoding 3-hydroxybutyryl-CoA dehydrogenase, which yields MIKNVGIVGAGQMGCGIAHVAAMAGYKVHIYDLSAERAETGLATINGNLARQVSSGKMSDEDRKKALALIKGSSDINDLSDADLVIEAATEDETVKRKIYGQVCAVLKPEAILATNTSSLSITRLASATDRPERFMGIHFMNPVPVMKLVELVRGIATEEVTFAAAKAFVTSLDKTITVAEDFPAFIVNRILLPMINEAIYTLYEGVGSVEAIDTAMKLGANHPMGPLQLADFIGLDTCLSIMQVLHDGLADSKYRPCPLLVKYVEAGWLGRKSGRGFYDYRGEVPVPTR from the coding sequence ATGATCAAGAATGTCGGTATTGTGGGTGCGGGCCAGATGGGGTGCGGGATCGCGCATGTCGCGGCCATGGCCGGCTACAAGGTCCATATCTACGACCTGTCGGCCGAGCGCGCCGAAACCGGCCTCGCCACGATCAACGGCAACCTCGCCCGTCAGGTCTCTTCCGGGAAAATGTCCGACGAGGACCGCAAGAAGGCGCTCGCGCTGATCAAGGGCTCGTCCGACATCAACGACCTTTCCGACGCCGACCTCGTCATCGAGGCCGCGACGGAGGACGAGACCGTCAAGCGCAAGATCTACGGTCAGGTCTGTGCCGTGCTGAAGCCGGAGGCGATCCTCGCCACCAACACCTCCTCGCTGTCGATCACCCGCCTAGCCTCCGCCACCGACCGGCCGGAGCGCTTCATGGGCATCCACTTCATGAACCCGGTTCCGGTGATGAAGCTGGTGGAGCTGGTGCGCGGCATCGCAACCGAGGAAGTGACCTTCGCCGCCGCCAAGGCCTTCGTCACCAGCCTCGACAAGACGATCACGGTCGCCGAAGATTTCCCGGCCTTCATCGTCAACCGCATCCTGCTGCCGATGATCAACGAGGCGATCTATACGCTTTATGAAGGCGTCGGCTCGGTGGAAGCCATCGACACGGCCATGAAGCTCGGCGCGAACCATCCGATGGGGCCATTGCAGCTTGCCGACTTCATCGGTCTCGATACCTGCCTTTCGATCATGCAGGTGCTGCATGACGGGCTGGCCGATTCCAAGTACCGTCCCTGCCCGCTGCTGGTGAAATATGTCGAGGCCGGCTGGCTCGGCCGCAAGTCGGGCCGCGGCTTCTACGACTATCGCGGCGAGGTTCCGGTTCCCACCCGCTGA
- a CDS encoding electron transfer flavoprotein subunit alpha/FixB family protein codes for MAILLLADHDNAHLSDQTAKALTAAAKIGSDVHVLVAGSNAKAAAEQAAKLSGVTKVLLADDASLANNLAEPLAALIVSLAGNYDAIVSAATSVGKNVLPRVAALLDVAQVSEIVEVVSADTFKRPIYAGNAIQTVQSTDAKKVITVRTASFAAADEGGSAQVETISAAANPGLSTHVKDALSSSDRPELTSAKIIISGGRALGSSEKFQEVILPVADKLGAAVGASRAAVDAGYAPNDWQVGQTGKVVAPQLYIACGISGAIQHLAGMKDSKVIVAINKDEEAPIFQVADYGLVGDLFEILPELQKAL; via the coding sequence ATGGCCATTCTTCTTCTGGCAGATCACGACAACGCACACCTTTCCGACCAGACCGCCAAGGCGCTGACGGCAGCGGCGAAGATCGGCTCCGACGTGCATGTGCTCGTCGCCGGCAGCAATGCCAAGGCCGCGGCCGAACAGGCTGCCAAGCTCTCGGGCGTGACGAAGGTCCTGCTCGCCGACGACGCAAGCCTTGCCAACAACCTTGCAGAGCCGCTGGCCGCGCTCATCGTGTCGCTCGCCGGCAACTATGACGCCATCGTCTCGGCCGCGACCTCGGTGGGCAAGAACGTGCTGCCGCGCGTCGCCGCCCTGCTCGATGTCGCGCAGGTTTCGGAAATCGTCGAGGTCGTCTCGGCCGACACGTTCAAGCGTCCGATCTATGCGGGCAATGCCATTCAGACGGTTCAGTCCACGGACGCCAAGAAGGTGATCACCGTTCGCACGGCGTCCTTCGCCGCAGCAGACGAGGGCGGTAGCGCGCAGGTCGAGACCATCTCGGCCGCTGCGAACCCGGGCCTTTCCACCCACGTCAAGGACGCACTGTCCTCGTCGGATCGTCCGGAACTGACCTCGGCCAAGATCATCATCTCGGGCGGCCGCGCGCTTGGTTCGTCTGAAAAGTTCCAGGAAGTGATCCTTCCGGTCGCCGACAAGCTCGGTGCTGCCGTCGGCGCATCCCGCGCTGCCGTCGATGCGGGCTACGCGCCGAACGACTGGCAGGTCGGCCAGACCGGCAAGGTGGTCGCGCCGCAGCTCTACATCGCCTGCGGCATCTCGGGTGCGATCCAGCATCTTGCCGGCATGAAGGACAGCAAGGTGATCGTGGCGATCAACAAGGACGAGGAAGCACCGATCTTCCAGGTCGCGGACTACGGCCTCGTCGGCGATCTCTTCGAAATCCTCCCGGAGCTTCAGAAGGCTCTCTGA
- a CDS encoding electron transfer flavoprotein subunit beta/FixA family protein — MKILVPVKRVVDYNVKIRVKADGSGVELANVKMSMNPFDEISVEEALRLKEAGKAEEVVVVSIGPAKAEETLRTALAMGADRAVLVETEDAVEPLAVAKILKGVAEAEQPGLVIVGKQAIDDDSNQTGQMLSALLGWAQATFASKVEIGNGSAQVTREVDGGLQTIDVKLPAVVTTDLRLNEPRYASLPNIMKAKKKPLDKKSPADFGVDTAPRLKVLKTEEPSGRKAGVKVKSVAELVEKLKTEAGVL; from the coding sequence ATGAAGATCTTGGTCCCAGTCAAGCGGGTCGTTGATTACAACGTGAAGATCCGCGTCAAGGCGGACGGCTCGGGTGTCGAGCTTGCCAATGTTAAGATGTCGATGAACCCGTTCGACGAGATTTCGGTCGAAGAGGCGCTGCGTCTGAAGGAAGCGGGCAAGGCCGAGGAAGTGGTCGTGGTCTCCATCGGCCCGGCCAAGGCCGAGGAAACGCTGCGCACCGCGCTCGCCATGGGCGCCGACCGCGCCGTTCTGGTCGAGACGGAAGACGCCGTCGAGCCGCTGGCCGTCGCCAAGATCCTCAAGGGCGTGGCCGAAGCCGAACAGCCCGGCCTCGTCATCGTCGGCAAGCAGGCCATCGACGACGATTCGAACCAGACCGGCCAGATGCTGTCGGCCCTGCTCGGCTGGGCGCAGGCGACGTTCGCCTCCAAGGTCGAGATCGGCAACGGTTCGGCTCAGGTCACCCGCGAAGTCGACGGCGGCCTGCAGACCATCGACGTGAAGCTCCCGGCGGTCGTCACCACCGACCTTCGCCTCAACGAGCCGCGTTATGCCTCGCTGCCGAACATCATGAAGGCGAAGAAGAAGCCGCTCGACAAGAAGTCGCCGGCCGATTTCGGCGTCGACACCGCCCCGCGCCTGAAGGTGCTGAAGACCGAGGAACCGTCGGGCCGCAAGGCCGGCGTCAAGGTCAAGTCGGTCGCCGAGCTGGTCGAAAAGCTCAAGACCGAAGCCGGCGTGCTGTAA
- a CDS encoding rhomboid family intramembrane serine protease, whose amino-acid sequence MFIPLHDANSLKHIKVQYVTIGLILIDFVVWLVTGLTATQAFSDAVVVGLGYIPAVVFGYAALEPALVLVPEDATYVTYAFLHGDFLHLASNMLFLWVFGDNVEDALGHVRFLLFYLLCAAAGALVHGLVQPDSEAPLIGASGAVAGVVAAYFLLHPKVRVWVLVFFRIPLPMPAVIPLAFWILQQFYMLVVDGEGAVSWGAHVGGIVAGAILVVLLRRRGVPLFDRTIVTPKAVRHIEVAPAPVEAAAARPPVPPTHWGR is encoded by the coding sequence ATGTTCATACCGCTGCATGACGCGAACTCCCTGAAGCATATCAAGGTGCAATATGTCACGATCGGGCTGATCCTGATCGATTTCGTCGTCTGGCTGGTGACCGGGCTCACCGCGACGCAGGCCTTCTCCGACGCCGTGGTGGTCGGTCTCGGCTATATTCCGGCGGTGGTCTTCGGCTATGCCGCCCTGGAGCCGGCCCTCGTGCTGGTGCCGGAGGATGCGACCTATGTCACCTACGCCTTCCTGCACGGCGATTTCCTGCATCTCGCCTCGAACATGCTGTTTCTCTGGGTGTTCGGCGACAATGTGGAGGATGCGCTGGGCCATGTCCGCTTCCTCCTGTTCTACCTCCTGTGCGCGGCGGCGGGCGCGCTGGTGCATGGCCTCGTGCAGCCGGATTCCGAAGCGCCGCTGATCGGCGCGTCGGGTGCGGTCGCCGGCGTGGTCGCGGCCTATTTCCTGCTGCATCCCAAGGTGCGGGTCTGGGTTCTGGTGTTCTTCCGCATCCCGCTGCCGATGCCCGCGGTCATTCCGCTCGCCTTCTGGATTCTCCAGCAGTTCTACATGCTCGTCGTGGACGGCGAGGGCGCGGTGTCCTGGGGCGCGCATGTCGGCGGCATCGTCGCGGGGGCGATCCTCGTGGTGCTGCTGCGCCGGCGCGGGGTGCCGCTGTTCGACCGGACCATCGTGACCCCGAAGGCCGTGCGGCATATCGAGGTGGCGCCGGCGCCGGTGGAGGCGGCGGCCGCGCGGCCCCCGGTTCCGCCCACGCATTGGGGCCGTTGA
- a CDS encoding cob(I)yrinic acid a,c-diamide adenosyltransferase, which translates to MVKLNKIYTRTGDNGTTGLVAGPRRKKHDLRVESYGEVDEANSCVGLARQHLDGHPSLDRMLLRIQNDLFDLGADLAAPETGEKLAYEPLRIVQAQVDRLEREIDQLNADLEPLRSFVLPGGTPAAAALHLARTVARRAERRIVALQDSEGETVSATAVAYINRLSDFLFVAARWVNDKGRTDILWVPGQNR; encoded by the coding sequence ATGGTCAAGCTCAACAAGATCTACACCCGCACCGGCGACAACGGGACGACGGGTCTCGTCGCCGGCCCGCGGCGCAAGAAGCACGACCTGCGCGTCGAATCCTATGGCGAGGTGGACGAGGCGAATTCCTGCGTCGGGCTTGCGCGCCAGCATCTTGACGGGCACCCGTCGCTCGACCGTATGCTGCTGCGCATCCAGAACGACCTCTTCGACCTCGGCGCCGATCTTGCCGCGCCCGAGACCGGCGAGAAACTCGCCTATGAGCCGCTGCGCATCGTCCAGGCGCAGGTCGACCGGCTGGAGCGGGAGATCGACCAGCTCAATGCCGACCTGGAGCCGCTGCGCTCCTTCGTGCTGCCGGGCGGCACGCCGGCCGCGGCAGCCCTGCATCTGGCGCGCACCGTCGCGCGGCGGGCCGAGCGGCGCATCGTCGCCCTGCAGGACAGCGAGGGCGAAACGGTGTCGGCGACGGCGGTCGCCTATATCAACCGGCTCTCCGATTTCCTCTTCGTCGCGGCCCGCTGGGTGAACGACAAGGGACGTACGGACATATTGTGGGTTCCGGGGCAGAACAGGTAA
- a CDS encoding twin transmembrane helix small protein: MSSFLTFVTMLVMALVAVVLVRGLVNMAKGGSGNTSNKLMQLRVLLQAIAILLIMLTLWVTGGGRG, translated from the coding sequence ATGTCTTCCTTCCTCACCTTCGTGACCATGCTCGTCATGGCGCTCGTCGCCGTCGTGCTGGTGCGCGGCCTTGTCAACATGGCGAAGGGCGGCAGCGGCAACACGTCCAACAAGCTGATGCAGCTTCGCGTGCTGCTGCAGGCCATCGCCATCCTGCTGATCATGCTGACGCTCTGGGTGACGGGCGGGGGACGCGGCTGA
- a CDS encoding SDR family oxidoreductase encodes MTTLPSIIVTGCSSGIGAYCARALKAEGWRVFATVRREDDRAPLEADGIEALLMDYTEPETIAALVETVLARTGGRLDALFNNGAYGQAGAVEDLPVEALRLQLETNVIGWHDLTRRVIPVMRRQGHGRIVQCSSILGIVPYRWRGAYNASKFALEGLSLTLRMELAGSGIHVSLIEPGPIASRFTANALTHIEKNIDLENSVHAEEYRRQLQRLRGEAKPARGKLGPEAVHAVLRHALTARRPRPHYIVTSPARKGALLKKLLPAALFYRIIGRLG; translated from the coding sequence ATGACCACCTTGCCGAGTATCATCGTCACCGGCTGCTCGTCCGGCATCGGCGCCTACTGCGCCCGCGCGCTGAAGGCGGAAGGCTGGCGGGTGTTCGCGACGGTGCGGCGCGAGGACGACCGGGCCCCGCTCGAGGCCGACGGCATCGAGGCGCTGCTGATGGACTATACCGAGCCGGAAACCATCGCGGCGCTCGTCGAGACGGTGCTGGCGCGCACCGGCGGGCGGCTCGACGCGCTGTTCAACAACGGCGCCTATGGCCAGGCCGGCGCGGTGGAGGACCTGCCGGTCGAGGCGCTGCGGCTTCAGCTCGAAACGAATGTCATCGGTTGGCACGACCTGACGCGGCGGGTGATCCCCGTCATGCGCCGGCAGGGCCATGGGCGCATCGTGCAGTGCTCGTCGATCCTCGGCATCGTGCCCTATCGCTGGCGCGGGGCCTACAATGCCTCGAAATTCGCGCTGGAAGGCCTGTCGCTGACGCTGCGCATGGAGCTTGCCGGGTCGGGCATCCATGTCAGCCTCATCGAGCCGGGGCCGATCGCCTCGCGCTTCACCGCCAATGCGCTCACCCATATCGAGAAGAACATCGACCTTGAAAACTCGGTGCATGCAGAGGAGTACCGGCGGCAGCTCCAGCGGCTGCGCGGCGAGGCGAAGCCGGCGCGCGGCAAGCTGGGGCCGGAGGCGGTGCATGCGGTGCTGCGCCATGCGCTGACGGCCAGACGCCCGCGGCCGCACTACATCGTGACCTCGCCGGCCCGCAAGGGCGCGCTTCTGAAGAAGCTGCTGCCGGCGGCGCTGTTCTACCGTATCATCGGGCGGCTCGGCTGA
- a CDS encoding YihY/virulence factor BrkB family protein produces the protein MPTAIRLAYKVVFDAIWHFSEDDGWAMASHVALSTLLAIFPFLIFGTALGSFLGADQFADTAVHLIFDTWPESIAAPISSEVVAVLTTPRGGLLTVSVLAAAYFASNGVEALRVSLNRAYRVSETRYWYVTRLASLGFVIAGVLALAVISIVLVAAPLAVRATGRWQPFLAYVYSWVESWGLFGTILVLFIGLLIAHLWLPAGRRRIADVLPGILLTLLAWGFGAYVFASYLATFANYVSTYAGLASIMIALVFLYIIGVIFILGAEINAALMKYRVRRLVLDRMRGVRKPVTEEPSMEDEAIAREQRANVRR, from the coding sequence ATACCGACCGCCATACGCCTTGCCTACAAGGTCGTCTTCGACGCGATCTGGCATTTCTCCGAGGACGACGGCTGGGCAATGGCGAGCCATGTCGCGCTGTCGACGCTGCTCGCGATCTTTCCCTTCCTGATCTTCGGCACCGCGCTCGGCTCCTTCCTCGGCGCCGACCAGTTCGCCGACACCGCCGTACACCTCATCTTCGACACCTGGCCAGAATCGATCGCCGCCCCGATCTCCAGCGAGGTCGTCGCCGTGCTGACAACCCCGCGCGGCGGGCTTCTGACGGTCTCCGTGCTCGCCGCCGCCTACTTCGCCTCCAACGGCGTGGAAGCGCTGCGCGTTTCGCTCAACCGCGCCTACCGGGTGTCGGAAACGCGCTACTGGTACGTCACGCGCCTCGCCAGCCTGGGCTTCGTCATTGCCGGCGTGCTGGCGCTTGCCGTCATCAGCATCGTGCTCGTCGCCGCCCCGCTTGCGGTGCGTGCGACGGGACGCTGGCAGCCCTTCCTAGCCTATGTCTATTCCTGGGTGGAAAGCTGGGGGCTTTTCGGCACCATCCTGGTGCTGTTCATCGGCCTGCTCATCGCCCATCTGTGGCTGCCCGCCGGCCGCCGCAGGATCGCCGACGTGCTGCCGGGCATCCTGCTGACCCTGCTTGCCTGGGGTTTCGGCGCCTATGTCTTCGCCTCCTACCTCGCCACCTTCGCCAACTATGTCTCGACCTATGCGGGCCTTGCCTCGATCATGATCGCGCTGGTCTTCCTCTACATCATCGGCGTGATCTTCATCCTGGGCGCGGAAATCAACGCCGCCCTGATGAAATACCGGGTCAGGCGTCTGGTCCTCGACCGGATGCGCGGCGTGCGAAAGCCCGTGACCGAGGAGCCCTCAATGGAGGACGAAGCCATAGCCCGCGAGCAGCGCGCGAATGTCCGCCGGTGA
- the gluQRS gene encoding tRNA glutamyl-Q(34) synthetase GluQRS, translating into MPEDRMQSPLSKNRVFRFAPSPNGLLHLGHALSAILNRDMAAACGGRFLLRIEDIDPARSRPEFEAAIYRDLAWLGLDWERPVRRQSEHLAFYGEALERLKAMGVLYPGFLSRGEVKARVEAHEAAGGVWPRDPDGAPLYPTGERTLDREEALAAIAAGRQHAWRLDMDKARALAPGALDWSEAGEGPRGETGTVAAEPERWGDVILSRPDAPASYHLAVVLDDAAQGVTDVVRGQDLFHATAVHRLLQSLLGLPAPAYRHHGLVPGPDGRKLSKSNEDTGIAAYRERGASPADIRALLAGYGFVLH; encoded by the coding sequence ATGCCAGAAGATCGCATGCAAAGTCCTTTGTCAAAGAATCGCGTCTTTCGTTTCGCGCCCAGCCCGAACGGGCTGCTGCATCTTGGCCATGCGCTTTCGGCGATCCTGAACCGGGATATGGCTGCGGCCTGCGGCGGCCGGTTCCTGCTGCGCATCGAGGATATCGACCCCGCCCGCTCGCGGCCGGAATTCGAGGCGGCGATCTATCGCGACCTCGCCTGGCTGGGGCTGGACTGGGAGAGGCCGGTGCGCCGGCAGTCGGAGCACCTCGCCTTCTACGGCGAGGCGCTGGAGCGGCTGAAAGCGATGGGCGTGCTCTATCCGGGGTTCCTCAGCCGCGGCGAGGTGAAGGCGCGGGTGGAGGCGCACGAGGCGGCGGGCGGCGTCTGGCCGCGCGACCCGGACGGCGCGCCGCTCTATCCGACCGGGGAGCGGACGCTCGACCGGGAAGAGGCGCTGGCCGCGATCGCAGCCGGCCGCCAGCATGCCTGGCGGCTCGACATGGACAAGGCCCGGGCGCTTGCGCCGGGCGCGCTCGACTGGTCGGAGGCGGGCGAGGGGCCGCGAGGCGAGACAGGGACCGTCGCGGCGGAGCCGGAGCGCTGGGGCGATGTCATCCTGTCGCGGCCGGATGCGCCGGCGAGCTACCATCTCGCGGTGGTGCTGGACGATGCGGCGCAGGGCGTTACCGATGTGGTGCGGGGGCAGGACCTCTTCCATGCGACGGCGGTGCATCGCCTGTTGCAGAGCCTGCTCGGGCTGCCCGCGCCGGCCTATAGGCATCATGGGCTGGTGCCGGGGCCGGACGGGCGCAAGCTTTCCAAGAGCAACGAGGATACGGGGATTGCGGCCTACCGGGAGCGCGGCGCTTCACCGGCGGACATTCGCGCGCTGCTCGCGGGCTATGGCTTCGTCCTCCATTGA
- a CDS encoding DNA-3-methyladenine glycosylase family protein, whose amino-acid sequence MHMIRTDADVAAGLVDLALLDARLFNVIDKAGPVPLRRLAPGYRGLAGIVVAQMVSRASADAIWRRLEETAGDITPHHILGLSDEACRAIGLSRAKAGTLRRTAEAVDRGELDLDAVCRMDAAAAARSLTAIKGIGRWTADVYLLFCAGHPDIFPSGDIALQNAVAHALGLAVRPSVQELDRIAESWSPWRGVSARLFWAYYAREMRREAAPVLEG is encoded by the coding sequence CTGCACATGATCAGGACGGATGCCGATGTGGCCGCGGGTCTCGTGGATCTCGCGCTGCTCGACGCGCGCCTCTTCAACGTTATCGACAAGGCCGGCCCCGTGCCGCTGCGCCGCCTTGCGCCCGGCTATCGCGGCCTTGCCGGCATCGTCGTCGCGCAGATGGTCTCACGCGCCAGCGCCGACGCCATCTGGCGCCGGCTCGAGGAAACGGCCGGCGACATCACCCCTCACCATATCCTCGGCCTTTCCGACGAGGCCTGCCGCGCCATCGGCCTGTCCCGCGCCAAGGCCGGAACGCTGCGCCGCACGGCGGAGGCCGTCGACCGGGGCGAACTCGACCTCGACGCCGTCTGCCGCATGGATGCCGCCGCCGCCGCCCGCAGCCTGACCGCCATCAAGGGCATCGGCCGCTGGACGGCGGATGTCTACCTGCTCTTCTGCGCAGGCCATCCGGATATCTTCCCCTCCGGCGACATCGCCCTGCAGAATGCCGTGGCCCACGCGCTCGGCCTTGCCGTGCGGCCGAGCGTGCAGGAACTCGACAGGATCGCGGAAAGCTGGTCTCCCTGGCGCGGCGTTTCGGCCCGGCTGTTCTGGGCCTATTACGCCCGCGAGATGCGCCGCGAGGCGGCCCCCGTGCTCGAAGGGTAA
- a CDS encoding HNH endonuclease gives MTISVSPQALPALVLNADYRPLSYYPLSLWSWQDAIKAVFLDRVNIIAEYDHSVSSPSFTMRLPSVVCLKTYVQPSRHPAFTRFNVFLRDKFECQYCGSPDDLTFDHVIPRAHGGETTWGNVVAACSPCNLRKGSKLPKQAGMHPHQKPYQPTVQDLHNNGRLFPPNYLHESWMDYLYWDVELQP, from the coding sequence TTGACGATTTCAGTTTCACCACAGGCCCTGCCAGCCCTTGTACTGAATGCTGACTACAGGCCGCTGAGTTATTATCCCTTGTCGCTCTGGTCCTGGCAGGACGCGATCAAGGCCGTGTTTCTTGACCGCGTGAACATCATCGCCGAATACGATCATTCGGTGTCTTCCCCCAGCTTCACGATGCGCCTGCCGAGCGTCGTGTGCCTGAAAACCTACGTGCAGCCCTCGCGCCATCCGGCCTTCACCCGGTTCAACGTGTTCCTGCGCGACAAGTTCGAATGCCAGTATTGCGGGTCGCCGGACGACCTGACCTTCGACCACGTCATCCCGCGCGCCCATGGCGGCGAGACGACCTGGGGGAATGTGGTCGCCGCATGCTCCCCATGTAATTTGAGAAAAGGCAGCAAGCTGCCGAAGCAGGCGGGCATGCACCCGCATCAGAAGCCCTATCAGCCGACGGTTCAGGATCTGCACAACAACGGGCGACTGTTTCCACCCAACTATCTGCACGAAAGCTGGATGGACTATCTCTACTGGGACGTCGAACTGCAGCCCTGA
- a CDS encoding disulfide bond formation protein B, with protein sequence MMTVFPDLSRKASAGLLSLGMAATVGGALAFEHIGGYIPCALCLLQRDPYYYGIPVAVAALVSAFFGGPVWLTRLLLAVVGIMMIVGAGMGVYHAGVEWGFWEGPATCATSAQGVTQNAGDLLSDLNSKHGPSCQEASFRLLGLSFAGWNVIASLILAAIAFSGARSAKA encoded by the coding sequence ATGATGACCGTATTTCCCGACCTCTCCCGCAAGGCATCCGCCGGCCTCCTTTCGCTCGGCATGGCCGCGACCGTGGGGGGCGCGCTCGCCTTTGAGCATATCGGCGGCTATATTCCCTGTGCGCTCTGCCTGTTGCAGCGCGATCCCTATTATTACGGTATCCCGGTCGCGGTTGCGGCGCTCGTTTCCGCGTTCTTCGGCGGGCCGGTCTGGCTGACGCGGCTGCTGCTTGCGGTCGTGGGTATCATGATGATCGTAGGTGCGGGCATGGGTGTCTATCATGCGGGCGTCGAATGGGGCTTCTGGGAAGGGCCGGCGACGTGCGCGACATCGGCGCAGGGCGTGACGCAGAATGCAGGTGACCTGCTTTCCGATCTCAACTCGAAGCATGGGCCTTCCTGCCAGGAGGCGTCCTTCCGGCTGCTCGGTCTTTCCTTTGCCGGATGGAACGTGATCGCGAGCCTCATCCTTGCCGCCATCGCCTTTTCGGGCGCGCGGTCCGCGAAAGCGTGA